From one Rhodothermales bacterium genomic stretch:
- a CDS encoding redoxin domain-containing protein, producing the protein MKTVLQRLLAFSLIVLLNADSSAQAPEFDIKPGERAPAFEVFDSRGERQSLSQYAGSYVVLEWTNLSCSDVDMRYELGYLQDLQKTYTERGVVWLSVISSATGRQGNAPRERMNSMLQKRGARQTAVLLDGEGVMGRAYGARVTPQAFVIDPEGAVIYAGALDDQPKANEDTLPNAVNYVALALEDALAGRPVAIPRTEPYGCDVRYARQKGNR; encoded by the coding sequence ATGAAGACGGTGCTTCAACGCCTCCTTGCGTTCTCCCTGATTGTCCTTCTGAATGCCGATTCCAGCGCGCAGGCCCCTGAATTCGACATCAAGCCGGGTGAGCGGGCGCCGGCGTTCGAGGTGTTCGATTCCCGCGGGGAGCGCCAGAGCCTCTCGCAGTATGCCGGTTCGTATGTGGTGCTCGAGTGGACAAACCTGTCCTGTTCTGACGTCGATATGCGCTATGAGCTGGGCTATTTGCAGGATCTGCAGAAAACCTATACCGAGCGCGGCGTCGTCTGGCTCTCGGTGATCTCGTCGGCCACCGGCCGGCAGGGGAATGCGCCGCGCGAGCGGATGAACAGCATGCTCCAGAAACGCGGCGCCCGCCAGACGGCCGTCCTGCTCGACGGGGAGGGAGTGATGGGGCGCGCCTATGGCGCCCGGGTTACGCCGCAGGCCTTCGTGATCGACCCCGAGGGCGCCGTCATCTACGCCGGCGCGCTGGACGATCAGCCCAAAGCCAACGAGGATACGCTGCCGAACGCCGTGAACTACGTGGCTCTCGCGCTCGAGGACGCCCTGGCGGGTCGGCCGGTAGCCATCCCGCGCACCGAGCCCTACGGGTGCGACGTCCGGTACGCGCGCCAGAAAGGAAATCGATAG
- a CDS encoding T9SS type A sorting domain-containing protein codes for MFRPLQARHRRAGLLIALTLTVIGAVPVLAQQGGGRQFSVEMTCFPPPPAPGGVPGIGPPPPCILPVGVDTRFVSPNPTGTARFHVRADGTTKVTVDLEGLAPDLSLTVWTSYYFPGGPAPHPLFAPIGPGLPAIAGVSAPLAPTYAGFTEGLGPEPNEFQLLPNGKARLVVVLDYNPLLPGEGPLRNDLVITNQTDAPAGSGVEQPLCCSPTPAVQSVGASFLRVFDLETGFQKLDADGRPMLVRSPLPVAFLAVVVHVDDQTHGINPGVPILPIPGTPVTAGDHFLLGIFDVRAHYPSAPETSRAAAGVSPEGYMLSGIYPNPFNPTTAFQLTLAESQRVHIEVFDLLGRSVAMIQDGVLGANEEHVFSFDAGRLASGRYVLRVMGETFETSRTLTLAK; via the coding sequence ATGTTCAGACCCCTTCAAGCGCGTCACCGACGCGCCGGACTTCTCATTGCCCTCACGCTCACCGTCATCGGCGCGGTTCCGGTCCTCGCCCAGCAGGGCGGTGGCCGGCAATTTTCTGTCGAAATGACGTGTTTCCCGCCTCCGCCGGCACCCGGCGGCGTACCGGGCATCGGGCCGCCCCCGCCCTGCATCCTGCCGGTCGGCGTCGATACGCGTTTCGTCTCCCCGAACCCCACGGGCACGGCGCGCTTCCACGTCCGGGCCGACGGGACGACCAAGGTGACGGTCGATCTCGAAGGGCTGGCGCCCGACCTGTCGCTGACGGTGTGGACGTCCTATTACTTCCCCGGCGGCCCGGCGCCGCACCCCCTGTTCGCGCCGATCGGGCCCGGACTTCCGGCCATCGCCGGCGTCTCCGCGCCGCTCGCGCCGACCTATGCGGGGTTCACCGAAGGGCTCGGCCCCGAGCCCAACGAGTTTCAGCTCCTGCCCAACGGCAAGGCGCGGCTCGTCGTGGTGCTGGATTACAACCCGTTGCTGCCGGGCGAAGGCCCGCTGCGGAACGATCTCGTGATCACGAACCAGACCGACGCGCCCGCTGGCAGCGGCGTCGAGCAGCCCCTGTGCTGCTCGCCCACGCCGGCCGTGCAATCGGTGGGCGCCTCGTTCCTTCGCGTGTTCGACCTGGAAACCGGGTTTCAGAAACTGGATGCCGACGGCCGGCCGATGCTGGTGCGAAGCCCGCTCCCGGTCGCCTTCCTGGCCGTCGTCGTCCATGTTGACGATCAGACCCACGGCATCAACCCGGGCGTGCCGATTCTGCCGATCCCCGGCACCCCCGTCACCGCCGGCGACCACTTCCTGCTGGGCATCTTCGACGTGCGGGCGCACTACCCGTCCGCACCCGAAACGTCCCGCGCCGCCGCCGGCGTCTCCCCCGAAGGCTATATGCTCTCCGGCATTTACCCGAACCCGTTCAACCCAACAACAGCCTTTCAGCTTACCCTGGCTGAATCACAGCGCGTTCACATCGAGGTCTTCGACCTACTCGGCCGTTCTGTCGCCATGATACAGGACGGTGTGCTCGGCGCGAACGAGGAGCACGTCTTCTCGTTCGACGCCGGGCGCCTCGCGAGCGGACGCTATGTGCTGCGGGTGATGGGCGAAACGTTCGAGACGAGCCGGACGCTGACCCTGGCGAAATAG
- a CDS encoding DUF839 domain-containing protein has product MKLTRLRRGIAAALMLCAPSMTYAQFVTPEPAQITGDTPATDRGWNAQPLFTVGESLGGFTPTGIFDGIGAIKVSPDVVRFFVNNELGEGAGYPYTLANGTSLKGGRVTYFDIDANTRHVLAAGAGYHTIIDRAGVPVTSGAQIWPGNDSDEGLRRLCSSGLFTAGSYNLVDDIYFTGEETDGGQEFALDVHSGVLYAAPWLGRAAWENLTMVESGNKNIVAILAGDDRGGAPLILYLGRKNAVGDGSFLDRNGLAFGKLYVWVADSGDTSPEAFNGTGTYRSGKFVQIDHYDASQAGMNGYDEQGFATQEKQDELAAAVGAFRFSRPEDLATNPRNGSEFVFASTGRGSLFPSDDWGTLYRVDIDVRALAATIEILYDGDDAGAGQFAGPDFGLRSPDNLDWADNGLIYAQEDRSTSIGVFGGTSGMEASIWEINPKTGKLRRIAQVDRAHVPADQTDTDPTDIGNWETSGILDVTSLFKTAKGERLLALDVQAHSLSDGRIAENNLVQGGQLLLLSRSKAETASSMDADAEATLHVAAETPTAFDLEANYPNPFNPTTTIAFSLPETAQVRLTVFDAIGRTVATLASGELPAGRHEVTFDATGFASGLYYYRLETPSHAVVRQMSLLK; this is encoded by the coding sequence ATGAAACTGACGAGACTGCGTCGCGGCATTGCCGCCGCGCTCATGCTCTGCGCACCGTCGATGACGTACGCGCAATTCGTAACCCCCGAACCGGCCCAGATCACCGGCGACACGCCGGCCACCGATCGCGGCTGGAACGCACAACCCCTCTTCACCGTCGGCGAAAGCCTCGGCGGGTTTACGCCGACCGGTATTTTCGACGGCATCGGCGCGATCAAGGTAAGCCCCGATGTCGTCCGTTTTTTTGTGAACAATGAACTCGGTGAAGGCGCCGGCTATCCCTATACGCTCGCGAACGGCACGTCGCTCAAGGGAGGCCGGGTCACCTATTTCGATATCGACGCCAACACGCGCCACGTCCTGGCAGCTGGCGCGGGATACCACACGATCATCGACCGCGCCGGCGTGCCGGTGACGTCGGGTGCGCAGATCTGGCCAGGTAACGATTCCGACGAGGGATTGCGGCGCCTCTGCTCGAGCGGGCTCTTCACGGCAGGATCGTATAACCTCGTGGATGACATCTATTTCACTGGCGAGGAAACCGACGGTGGCCAGGAATTCGCGCTCGACGTGCACTCCGGCGTCCTCTACGCCGCGCCCTGGCTCGGCCGGGCCGCGTGGGAAAACCTGACGATGGTGGAGAGCGGCAACAAGAACATCGTGGCGATCCTGGCCGGCGATGACCGCGGCGGCGCCCCGCTCATCCTCTATCTCGGCCGCAAAAACGCGGTCGGCGACGGCAGCTTCCTCGATCGCAACGGCCTCGCCTTCGGCAAGCTCTATGTCTGGGTGGCCGACAGTGGCGACACGAGCCCGGAAGCGTTCAACGGCACCGGCACCTACCGGTCGGGCAAATTCGTCCAGATCGACCACTACGATGCCAGCCAGGCCGGCATGAACGGGTACGACGAACAGGGGTTCGCAACGCAGGAAAAGCAGGACGAACTGGCGGCGGCCGTTGGCGCTTTCCGGTTCTCCCGTCCCGAGGACCTCGCTACGAATCCCCGCAACGGCTCCGAATTCGTGTTTGCCTCGACGGGCCGCGGCAGCCTCTTCCCGTCGGATGACTGGGGCACGTTGTACCGCGTCGACATCGACGTCCGCGCGCTCGCGGCGACCATCGAAATCCTCTACGACGGCGACGACGCCGGCGCCGGCCAGTTCGCCGGCCCCGATTTCGGCCTTCGCAGCCCGGACAACCTCGACTGGGCCGACAACGGGCTCATCTATGCCCAGGAGGACCGCTCGACGAGCATCGGCGTGTTCGGTGGCACGAGCGGCATGGAGGCGTCCATCTGGGAGATCAACCCCAAGACCGGCAAGCTGCGCCGGATCGCGCAGGTCGATCGTGCCCATGTACCGGCCGATCAGACCGACACCGATCCGACGGATATCGGCAACTGGGAAACCAGCGGCATTCTCGACGTGACGTCGCTGTTCAAGACCGCGAAAGGCGAGCGCCTCCTCGCGCTCGACGTACAGGCCCACAGCCTGTCCGACGGCCGCATCGCGGAGAACAACCTGGTGCAGGGCGGACAGTTGCTGCTCCTGAGCCGGTCGAAAGCCGAGACCGCCAGCAGCATGGATGCCGACGCCGAAGCCACGCTCCATGTCGCAGCCGAAACGCCGACCGCGTTCGACCTCGAGGCGAACTACCCGAATCCGTTCAACCCGACGACGACCATCGCCTTTAGCCTGCCTGAAACGGCGCAGGTGCGCCTGACGGTGTTCGACGCGATCGGGCGGACCGTCGCCACCCTGGCATCCGGAGAACTGCCGGCCGGCCGCCATGAGGTGACATTCGACGCCACCGGCTTCGCCAGCGGCCTCTACTACTACCGCCTTGAGACGCCGTCTCACGCCGTCGTCCGGCAGATGTCGCTGCTGAAATAA
- a CDS encoding sulfatase has protein sequence MSKSLSRLVPALWLLLMAGCEAPGPAASPPNILFAIADDVSFPHMGAYGTDWVRTPAFDRVARDGLLFMRAYTPNAKCAPSRSAILTGRNSWQLEAAANHWPYFPEGYGTYVEALAANGYHAGYTAKGWAPGVARDAEGQVRRLTGTPYNERKLTPPASGIGDIDYAENFRAFLDDRPADQPFVFWYGGLEPHRGYEFGSGEAKGGKSKDEIDAVPAFWPDIDSVRTDMLDYAFEIEHFDTHLQRMLDLLDERGELENTLVVVTADNGMPFPRVKGQSYEFSNHLPLAIMWPAGIRQTGRRIDTFVSFIDLAPTFLDAAGVDLAGAPMRPIQGKSLMPLLRDEAGATHRDHVLIGKERHDIGRPGDVGYPMRGIVRDGWLYIRNYAPDRWPAGNPETGYLNCDGSPTKTVCLDRRRAPDEARYWQWSFGFRPGEELYDIANDPECLSNRADDPSVAALKSELETLLVAELTAEGDPRMRGEGAVFDAYPYADEKHQHFYERYRAGEPLEAGWVNASDFEAID, from the coding sequence ATGTCGAAAAGCCTGTCCAGACTTGTCCCGGCCCTATGGCTGCTTCTGATGGCCGGATGCGAGGCGCCCGGTCCGGCCGCATCGCCGCCGAACATCCTGTTCGCCATCGCCGACGACGTCTCGTTTCCCCATATGGGTGCGTACGGGACGGACTGGGTGCGGACGCCGGCGTTCGACCGGGTGGCGCGAGACGGGCTGCTGTTCATGCGCGCCTATACCCCCAACGCGAAGTGCGCACCGTCTCGTTCGGCGATCCTGACCGGGCGCAATTCGTGGCAGCTGGAGGCGGCGGCCAACCACTGGCCGTACTTCCCTGAAGGGTACGGGACCTATGTCGAAGCCCTCGCGGCGAACGGCTACCACGCGGGGTATACGGCCAAGGGGTGGGCTCCGGGCGTCGCGCGGGACGCGGAGGGGCAGGTGCGCCGGCTGACCGGCACACCCTACAACGAACGCAAACTGACGCCGCCGGCCTCGGGGATCGGCGACATCGACTACGCCGAGAACTTCAGGGCCTTTCTGGACGACCGGCCGGCCGATCAGCCGTTCGTCTTCTGGTACGGCGGGCTGGAGCCGCATCGGGGCTACGAGTTCGGGTCGGGCGAGGCGAAGGGCGGAAAATCGAAGGATGAGATCGATGCCGTGCCGGCGTTCTGGCCGGATATCGATTCGGTGCGGACGGACATGCTGGACTATGCGTTCGAGATCGAACATTTCGACACCCACCTGCAACGGATGCTCGACCTCCTCGATGAGCGGGGAGAGCTGGAAAACACGCTGGTGGTGGTGACGGCGGACAACGGGATGCCGTTTCCGCGCGTCAAGGGGCAGAGCTACGAATTCTCGAACCACTTGCCGCTGGCGATCATGTGGCCCGCCGGCATCCGGCAGACAGGGCGCCGCATCGATACATTTGTGAGCTTTATCGATCTGGCGCCGACGTTCCTCGATGCGGCCGGCGTCGACCTCGCCGGCGCGCCCATGCGGCCCATCCAGGGCAAAAGCCTGATGCCGCTGTTGCGCGACGAGGCGGGCGCTACGCATCGGGATCACGTCCTCATCGGCAAGGAGCGGCACGACATCGGCCGGCCCGGCGACGTCGGGTATCCGATGCGCGGCATCGTGCGCGATGGCTGGCTGTACATCCGGAATTACGCGCCGGATCGCTGGCCGGCGGGGAATCCGGAGACGGGCTATCTCAACTGCGACGGCAGTCCTACCAAGACGGTGTGTCTCGACCGCCGCCGCGCGCCGGACGAGGCGCGCTACTGGCAATGGTCGTTCGGCTTTCGCCCCGGGGAGGAGTTATACGATATCGCCAACGACCCCGAGTGCCTGTCGAACCGCGCCGACGACCCGTCCGTGGCGGCGCTCAAATCCGAGCTGGAAACCCTGCTGGTCGCGGAGCTTACCGCCGAGGGCGATCCCCGTATGCGCGGCGAGGGGGCTGTTTTCGACGCGTATCCCTACGCCGACGAGAAGCATCAGCATTTTTACGAGCGCTACCGGGCGGGCGAGCCGCTGGAAGCGGGCTGGGTGAATGCATCCGATTTCGAAGCGATCGACTGA
- a CDS encoding protein kinase codes for MDSSDWTRLEQVFEKALALEGQEQASYLDQACAGDDAMRAELDGMLKAYEAAPGYFDSMRRHVPGQQGPTRPSAPAALRHGVLQPGERVNQYEIERELGAGGMGVVYLARDTRLNRLAALKFLPTIRRGDQELSRRFLQEAQAASLLDHPNICTIFEFNETEEGIHFIAMGYYEGETLKARMKRDLPYPEAIDFARQMLRGLAHAHEHGIVHRDIKPDNLFLTAVGAVKILDFGLAKMQGVDLTRTGMTMGTVAYMCPEQARGGSVDHRSDIWSAGVVLYEMVAGARPFAGDYDQAVIYSILNEDPEPPSAHRPDLPAGLDAIVLRCLEKEPDRRFARAQDVLDALDALDRGEPAAPPLSTAERPAAPPTRRLRVTPLQGAAVLLLAALVGIGFWLWARPARPALGSDEVRLAVLPFSAVGVDSALVNGLAYTITGKLTLMERYRGRLAVVSPSEVQAERVRSASAAAERLNANLVLSGSVQQRGRGIQLVLQFIDTGTNAIVNSRVIDVAPEQMGGLEERIVENLAELLDVKLNMETTQFLTAGFSSDAEAYRDYTRARGYLQAYEDETNLDAAISLFGLALKEDSGFVLAYAGLAEAYVLKYELDKNSAWMDRAVSLGRQAVAHDDDLGAVRLTMGMIYLNTGDYTEAERQFLRAYVLDGENVEAQYQLGRVYRSMAEYDKAEEFYLKAIERRPDNWQYYLALGNLYHEMGRHADAIPMYQHVIDLRPTNPWGYNNMAVQYQRLGRLDEAVPLYEKAAEVNPNAVSARALALNNLGGIAYTRDAFAEAAAYYERSVALQNAQLDSWDQLGNAYHWLGEPERARRAWDSTEALTRRRLEINPLDEGALRSGLEAAAKRGDRAAMGGYIARIEAMKPVSGELLVSIGIAYEIVGRRADALRYLRQGFEAGYDPDRLEASAWMDELRAAPAYGDLIAGLSAPPG; via the coding sequence ATGGACTCATCTGACTGGACCCGGCTCGAACAGGTCTTCGAGAAAGCTCTTGCGCTCGAGGGGCAGGAGCAGGCGAGCTACCTGGATCAGGCCTGTGCCGGCGACGACGCGATGCGCGCCGAACTCGACGGCATGCTCAAGGCCTACGAGGCGGCTCCGGGATACTTCGATAGCATGCGCCGGCACGTCCCCGGGCAACAGGGTCCGACGCGCCCCTCCGCACCCGCCGCATTGCGCCACGGCGTCCTCCAGCCGGGGGAACGGGTGAACCAGTACGAGATCGAGCGGGAGCTCGGCGCCGGCGGGATGGGGGTGGTGTACCTCGCCCGGGATACCCGGCTCAATCGGCTCGCCGCGCTCAAGTTTCTCCCCACGATACGCCGCGGCGACCAGGAGTTGTCGCGCCGCTTCTTGCAGGAAGCGCAGGCGGCGTCGCTGCTCGATCATCCCAATATCTGCACGATCTTCGAGTTCAACGAAACCGAGGAAGGGATACATTTTATCGCGATGGGCTACTACGAGGGTGAAACCCTCAAGGCGCGGATGAAGCGCGACCTGCCGTATCCCGAAGCGATCGACTTCGCCCGGCAGATGCTCCGCGGTCTGGCGCACGCCCACGAACACGGGATCGTCCATCGGGACATCAAACCGGATAACCTGTTTCTCACGGCCGTCGGCGCCGTGAAAATCCTGGACTTCGGGCTGGCGAAGATGCAGGGCGTCGATCTGACGCGCACGGGCATGACGATGGGGACGGTGGCGTACATGTGCCCGGAGCAGGCCCGGGGCGGAAGCGTCGATCACCGGTCGGACATCTGGTCCGCCGGCGTCGTGCTCTACGAGATGGTTGCCGGGGCGCGTCCGTTCGCCGGCGACTACGACCAGGCCGTCATCTACAGCATCCTCAACGAAGACCCCGAGCCCCCGAGCGCGCACCGGCCCGACCTGCCCGCCGGGCTGGACGCCATCGTCCTGCGCTGCCTTGAGAAGGAGCCGGATCGGCGTTTCGCGCGGGCGCAGGACGTGCTCGATGCGCTCGACGCGCTGGATCGGGGCGAGCCCGCCGCACCGCCTTTGTCGACGGCCGAGCGTCCTGCCGCGCCGCCGACACGCCGGCTCCGCGTGACGCCCCTGCAGGGAGCGGCCGTTCTGCTGCTGGCAGCCCTCGTCGGCATCGGGTTCTGGCTCTGGGCCCGGCCGGCGCGCCCCGCCCTGGGATCGGATGAGGTGCGGCTGGCCGTGCTGCCGTTTTCGGCGGTCGGCGTCGACTCGGCCCTGGTCAACGGTCTCGCCTACACCATCACGGGCAAGCTGACGCTGATGGAGCGCTACCGCGGCCGGCTCGCCGTCGTGTCGCCGAGCGAGGTGCAGGCCGAGCGGGTGCGTTCGGCCTCGGCCGCCGCCGAGCGGCTCAACGCCAACCTCGTGCTGAGCGGCAGCGTGCAGCAGCGCGGGAGGGGGATCCAGCTCGTGCTCCAGTTCATCGACACGGGCACCAACGCGATCGTCAATTCCAGGGTGATCGATGTGGCGCCCGAGCAGATGGGCGGTCTCGAGGAGCGCATCGTGGAAAACCTCGCGGAACTGCTTGATGTGAAGCTGAACATGGAGACGACCCAGTTCCTCACCGCGGGGTTCTCGAGTGACGCGGAGGCCTATCGCGATTACACGCGGGCGCGCGGCTACCTGCAGGCGTACGAAGACGAGACCAACCTCGACGCCGCCATCAGTCTGTTTGGTCTGGCGCTCAAGGAGGATTCCGGCTTCGTGCTGGCCTACGCCGGCCTGGCCGAAGCCTATGTGCTGAAGTACGAGCTGGACAAGAACAGCGCCTGGATGGATCGGGCGGTCTCGCTGGGCCGGCAGGCCGTGGCGCACGACGACGACCTCGGAGCCGTCCGCCTCACCATGGGGATGATCTATCTGAATACAGGCGACTATACCGAGGCGGAACGCCAGTTCCTGCGCGCGTACGTGCTCGACGGCGAGAACGTCGAGGCGCAGTACCAGCTGGGGCGCGTCTACCGCTCGATGGCCGAATACGACAAGGCCGAGGAGTTTTACCTGAAGGCGATCGAGCGCCGGCCGGATAACTGGCAATATTATCTCGCGCTGGGCAACCTCTATCACGAGATGGGGCGGCACGCCGACGCCATCCCCATGTACCAGCACGTGATCGACCTCCGCCCCACCAACCCCTGGGGGTACAACAACATGGCCGTGCAGTACCAGCGGCTGGGCCGGCTCGATGAGGCGGTGCCCCTGTACGAAAAAGCGGCGGAAGTGAACCCCAACGCCGTGTCCGCCCGCGCGCTGGCCCTGAACAACCTCGGCGGCATCGCCTACACCCGCGACGCCTTCGCCGAGGCGGCCGCCTACTACGAGCGTTCGGTGGCGTTGCAGAATGCCCAGCTCGACTCGTGGGATCAGCTCGGCAACGCCTACCACTGGCTCGGCGAACCGGAGAGGGCGCGCCGCGCCTGGGATTCGACCGAGGCGCTGACCCGGCGCCGGCTGGAGATCAACCCGCTGGACGAGGGCGCGCTGCGGTCGGGGCTCGAGGCGGCGGCCAAGCGGGGCGACCGCGCCGCGATGGGGGGCTACATCGCGCGCATCGAAGCCATGAAGCCGGTCTCCGGCGAGCTGCTGGTTTCGATCGGCATTGCCTATGAGATTGTCGGCCGCAGGGCCGATGCCCTGCGGTATCTCCGCCAAGGATTCGAGGCCGGGTACGACCCCGATCGGCTTGAAGCGTCGGCGTGGATGGACGAGCTTCGCGCGGCGCCGGCCTACGGGGACCTCATCGCGGGGTTGAGCGCGCCTCCGGGCTGA
- a CDS encoding DUF5995 family protein, with product MTSAVTDRMEGLLARWGMDDDPRAGFLRCYRLMTGNMLAALEDGTFGDPVWVRVLLERFAAYYFDALDAYDTRPTATPEVWRFAHECTMANRLFVVQRLLLGINAHINYDLVLTLVDVLRDEWTDAPAGLRERRYADHCAVNRVIGRSIDVVQDTIIEPEEPLMQLVDVLMGPADEWMLSRLIAAWREDVWRQAVRMLDAGDDADCEQIRRALEAATLRRAHRILRYAG from the coding sequence ATGACGTCTGCTGTTACCGACCGTATGGAGGGGCTGCTGGCGCGCTGGGGGATGGATGACGATCCGCGCGCCGGCTTTCTGCGCTGCTACCGGCTGATGACGGGCAACATGCTCGCCGCGCTCGAGGACGGGACCTTCGGCGACCCGGTCTGGGTTCGCGTCCTCCTCGAGCGGTTCGCGGCCTACTATTTCGATGCGCTGGATGCCTACGATACGCGCCCCACGGCGACGCCGGAGGTCTGGCGATTCGCGCACGAATGTACGATGGCCAACCGCCTCTTCGTTGTGCAGCGGCTGCTGCTGGGCATCAACGCGCACATCAACTACGACCTGGTGCTGACGCTCGTCGATGTGCTGCGCGACGAGTGGACCGATGCGCCGGCCGGCCTCCGCGAACGCCGCTACGCCGATCATTGCGCCGTGAACCGCGTGATCGGCCGCTCGATCGATGTGGTGCAGGATACGATCATCGAACCGGAAGAACCGCTGATGCAGCTGGTAGACGTGCTGATGGGGCCGGCGGACGAATGGATGCTCTCGCGGCTCATCGCCGCATGGCGGGAGGACGTGTGGCGGCAGGCCGTGCGCATGCTGGATGCCGGCGATGACGCGGATTGCGAGCAGATCCGCCGCGCACTGGAAGCCGCGACCCTGCGCCGGGCGCACCGCATCCTGCGCTACGCGGGGTGA
- a CDS encoding cyclase family protein: protein MLRNAIASLVVLVLAAGCQPPAPSDPFAGEWIDLSYAFSDETLYWPTAEPFRIDTVSAGVTEAGFYYSAFAISTAEHGGTHLDAPVHFAEGKQSTEQIPLKHTIGPAFVIDVSDKALADRDYQIGVDDVTAWEARHGQLPDKAILLFRTGYGRYWPDAQQYMGTTLRGAEGVANLHFPGIHPETARWLLANRYIHAVGIDTPSIDFGQSTLFETHQTLFAENVAAFENVANLDQLPEVGAFVVALPMKIKGGSGGPLRIVAHVPAGE from the coding sequence ATGCTACGCAACGCAATCGCCTCGCTGGTGGTGCTGGTCCTCGCGGCCGGCTGCCAGCCCCCGGCGCCTTCCGATCCCTTCGCCGGCGAGTGGATCGATCTTTCATACGCCTTCTCGGACGAAACACTGTACTGGCCGACGGCCGAACCCTTTCGCATCGACACCGTCAGCGCCGGGGTGACGGAGGCCGGTTTTTATTATTCGGCGTTCGCGATCTCGACTGCCGAACACGGCGGGACGCACCTCGACGCCCCGGTGCATTTTGCGGAGGGCAAGCAGTCTACCGAGCAGATCCCGCTCAAGCACACGATCGGGCCGGCGTTTGTGATCGACGTGTCGGACAAGGCGCTGGCGGACCGCGACTACCAGATCGGGGTGGACGACGTGACGGCGTGGGAGGCGCGCCATGGCCAGCTGCCCGATAAGGCCATCCTCCTGTTCCGCACCGGGTACGGCCGGTACTGGCCGGATGCGCAGCAGTACATGGGCACGACCCTTCGCGGGGCGGAGGGCGTGGCGAACCTGCACTTCCCCGGCATCCATCCCGAGACGGCGCGCTGGCTCCTCGCCAACCGGTACATCCACGCCGTGGGCATCGATACGCCGAGCATCGATTTCGGGCAATCGACGCTTTTTGAGACGCATCAGACGCTGTTTGCGGAGAATGTGGCCGCCTTTGAGAATGTGGCGAACCTGGATCAGCTGCCGGAGGTCGGGGCGTTTGTCGTGGCGCTGCCGATGAAGATCAAGGGTGGCAGCGGCGGGCCGCTGCGCATCGTGGCGCACGTGCCGGCCGGCGAGTGA